A window of the Haloarcula litorea genome harbors these coding sequences:
- a CDS encoding carbohydrate ABC transporter permease, translating into MREDTRRDAVWKFLGYAFVLLLVVLMMVPIYWIVVASTLPEQAFLAAGTDPRLIPGTHFLSNLEALQSRQGVNFIRSIGNSVLIAVVYTLLSLVLCSMGGFAFAKYDFRAKEPIFYTILATLTLPIQLLVIPLFLMISQMGLTNSYWAIILPWAANPLGIFLMRQNMKQIPDALLESARIDGATEFQLYYRIALPTMKSSLAALAIVLFLFQWNLFLFPLVVLEQGKYTIPVAINQIVGAQRVYYDQIMVAAALSIIPLFLLFIFLQRQFVSGILAGSIKE; encoded by the coding sequence ATGCGTGAGGACACCCGGCGGGACGCCGTCTGGAAGTTCCTCGGCTACGCGTTCGTCCTCCTGCTGGTCGTGTTGATGATGGTCCCGATCTACTGGATCGTCGTCGCCTCGACCCTGCCCGAGCAGGCGTTCCTGGCGGCCGGGACCGACCCGCGGCTGATCCCCGGGACCCACTTCCTGTCGAACCTCGAGGCGTTGCAGTCCAGACAGGGGGTGAACTTCATCCGCAGCATCGGCAACTCCGTGCTCATCGCCGTGGTGTACACGCTGCTGTCGCTGGTGCTGTGCTCGATGGGCGGGTTCGCGTTCGCGAAGTACGACTTCCGGGCGAAGGAACCCATCTTCTACACCATCCTGGCGACGCTGACGCTGCCGATCCAGCTGCTGGTCATCCCGCTGTTCCTGATGATCTCCCAGATGGGCCTGACCAACAGCTACTGGGCCATCATCCTGCCGTGGGCCGCGAACCCGCTGGGGATCTTCCTGATGCGCCAGAACATGAAGCAGATCCCCGACGCCCTGCTGGAGTCGGCCCGCATCGACGGCGCGACGGAGTTCCAGCTGTACTACCGCATCGCCCTGCCGACGATGAAGTCGTCGCTGGCGGCGCTTGCCATCGTCCTGTTCCTCTTCCAGTGGAACCTGTTCCTGTTCCCGCTGGTCGTGCTCGAACAGGGCAAGTACACCATCCCCGTCGCGATCAACCAGATCGTCGGCGCACAGCGGGTGTACTACGACCAGATTATGGTGGCGGCGGCACTGAGCATCATCCCGCTGTTCCTGCTGTTCATCTTCCTGCAACGGCAGTTCGTCAGCGGGATCCTCGCGGGGTCTATCAAAGAATAA
- a CDS encoding carbohydrate ABC transporter permease, translated as MSVTSQVGERVDAVRQRARSAVEPVLRAGVDAVRPVRQRQIRYTRDLADRSPVSVSVPYLFLAPFFVLFTTFLAFPILYTVYLSFHNYQGIGSATLLWIDVGPIDFQLTRIANLEYVGLANYQRLLGDGLFHNALANTSFILFVQVPLMIGLALALALALNASWMRFKGVFRTTIALPVSANLVAYATVFLLLLQEFGLVNYVLTGLGLPRVPWLSGGTQILGPLAGVLGDGFWPRLSLVLAVTWRWTGYNMIILLAGLQNVPTQLYEAAEIDGANRWEKFRYVTLPQLRPVLLFVVVTSTIGTFRLFSEPLIVSEGGAPLRATRTLVMYIYNMAFQQFQLGYASAMTVVLVGIVAVLSVVQISIGGDDDA; from the coding sequence ATGTCCGTCACCTCGCAGGTCGGCGAGCGGGTCGACGCCGTTCGCCAGCGCGCACGCTCGGCGGTCGAGCCGGTCCTCCGGGCCGGCGTCGACGCCGTCCGCCCGGTCCGGCAGCGGCAGATCCGCTACACGCGGGACCTGGCAGACCGGTCGCCCGTCTCCGTGAGCGTGCCGTACCTCTTCCTGGCTCCGTTCTTCGTCCTGTTCACCACGTTCCTGGCGTTCCCGATCCTCTACACGGTGTACCTCTCGTTCCACAACTACCAGGGGATCGGGTCGGCGACGCTGCTGTGGATCGACGTCGGGCCGATCGACTTCCAACTGACGCGTATCGCGAACCTGGAGTACGTCGGCCTGGCGAACTACCAGCGCCTGCTCGGCGACGGCCTGTTCCACAACGCCCTGGCGAACACCTCCTTCATCCTGTTCGTCCAGGTGCCGCTGATGATCGGGCTGGCGCTGGCGCTGGCCCTGGCGCTGAACGCCTCGTGGATGCGGTTCAAGGGCGTCTTCCGGACGACCATCGCCCTGCCCGTCTCGGCGAACCTCGTCGCGTACGCGACCGTCTTCCTCCTCTTGCTCCAGGAGTTCGGCCTGGTCAACTACGTCCTGACCGGGCTGGGGCTGCCCCGTGTCCCCTGGCTCAGCGGCGGCACGCAGATACTCGGGCCGCTCGCGGGCGTCCTGGGCGACGGGTTCTGGCCGCGGCTCTCGCTGGTGCTGGCGGTCACCTGGCGCTGGACCGGGTACAACATGATCATCCTGCTGGCGGGGCTCCAGAACGTCCCGACCCAGCTGTACGAGGCCGCCGAGATCGACGGCGCGAACCGCTGGGAGAAGTTCCGGTACGTGACGCTGCCCCAGCTGCGGCCGGTGTTGCTGTTCGTCGTCGTCACCTCGACCATCGGGACCTTCCGGCTGTTCTCCGAGCCGCTGATCGTCTCGGAGGGCGGCGCGCCGCTTCGGGCCACCCGGACGCTGGTGATGTACATCTACAATATGGCGTTCCAGCAGTTCCAGCTGGGCTACGCCAGCGCGATGACCGTCGTCCTCGTGGGCATCGTCGCCGTCCTCTCGGTCGTCCAGATCAGCATCGGAGGTGACGACGATGCGTGA